Within the Miscanthus floridulus cultivar M001 chromosome 2, ASM1932011v1, whole genome shotgun sequence genome, the region ACTTGTGAAATTAGTTCAACATCTAGTGGGAATCATATATATATCCTAATTTTAACCCGTAACTTAAGTGTACTGTATCTGAAGCTAAGTGTCAAGTGTGCATAATAAGTAAACAAAAAACCTTTTGTATGTTAAAATTGCGTATATAGCTAGACTTAGGTCGCGCAATTGATAAAAAAAATATCAACATTGCCAAGATAAATTTGAACGTTACAAATTATAAGGAAAACACATACaaaaaaaatggggagattggcCGACGAGTGTCTGACGATGCATGATGtgatatatatattctttaatcAAATAAAATGGAAGATATGGCACCAGACACAAGTTGATCAAGTTGAAGCTGAGCGGCCTGCACACCTCAACCTCCCTATCCTGAGTCTATGTATACTAGGCTCCAATACTTAAACCACGTGCAAGAAAAATAGTAATATGTTTCTAAGAAATATAAAGTACAATAATACAGCTAGTTGATGAGCATACAAAAGCTACAAATTTTTGCAGGCATCCATCCACTCAAGACACAATATAAATTCGCCTGATCTAGCTACTCCCTGAATTATGATTTTTTTTCAGAATAGAATAGGAGCATTCACATTTGAGAGTTGAGACCACTTTTTCATGGAActtaagaagaagaaaaccatggGTTCCAGATGTAGATGTACTAGTACATTACGGCTGTGTTTAGCTcgcgaaatttgagaatttggctaccgtagcactttcgtttttatttagcaattagtgttcaatcatggactaattaggctcaaaacgttcgtctcgcgatttccaaccaaactgtgcaattagttttttttcgtctacatttaatgttccatgcacgtatcgcaagattcaataTGATGGCTACTGTATCATTTTTTGAGAAAGTTTTTGAGAACTAAACGCAGCCTACCACTTGTGAATTGTGATTTCAGGAGCTGACTTTGAGTGCACCTGTTGCCGACCTGCTGCTAGTAGTATAGCCAGCCCTGAGAAGAGGCAAAGATTCCCATTCCAAGAACCCCTCTCTATCATGGGTCGTGGAGCCAGACATGTCACCCCCATCAGTAATCCCACACTTTTGACCGCCTACAGCGTTCAAAAGTCGACGTCGCCCCCTTTTCCTCCACTGTCATTGCCATCGATCCATCCTCCCTACCTTTGCCCCCTCGCCAGTCGCCACAAGGACAGGCACCATGCAGCGCACGCGCAGACGCGCTGGACCGGCGGCGTCCACCCGTAGTCACCAACCAGGCAACCAGCGGCTAGCTAGCCGTGACCTGTGCATGAACATGGGCAGGCGCTCGCGAGGGGATGCGAGCTGCTCCATAGATTTTTTGTCTCCGCGCGCCTTGTCAGTAGCCCCGCGGCGCCTATTTAAGCCGCCGTTCCCTTCCCCGTCTAACGTTTCCGTCCCCTCGGCCTCACTTTTCCACCGCCCGCTAGCGCGCGCGCCCCTTCGTTCTCCTCCCCTCACCAGTCCGCAGCTCTCTGGAGTCGTCGTCACATCACCGGATCACCCTAGCTTAGCTAGACGACCTCGAGGGCCTACGAGGCTACGACTCCATCCTGCTGGTGctgctagctcatcatcatcatgctagagAACCAAAAGCAAGCGGAGGTAGGCCAGCCCGAACGCACGCACGCAAGCGCACTCATCACGCTCTGTGTCGTATTGTTTCTCTCCGATGTCCGATTCcactactctcccatcttttgaGCTAGCTCCAGCTCCGACCGGCCTATGACATGGTTGTTACTGACGCTGTCTGTGTGCGCACATGCATGGCTAGGTTCTCTGGCCGCGGCTGGTGGCCAACAAGCTCTTCCGGAAGACCTCGGGCAGCCACGCCTTCGTCGCCGACTTCCCCGCcgccgatgacgacgacgacgacgccgtctTTGGGACGGAGTTCGACGACGGCGGGTGCAGCCCCGACGTGGACGCCAGCCGCTGCGTGAAGCGGGCGCGGCCGCAGGAGCGCAACAACAAGACCCTCAAGTACAAGTATGTAGTCATCCTAGTCCATATATATATTCCTCGCGTCGCGTCGCCTAACTATAGCTATAGCTTTGTATGAGCCATTGAGCCGTGCGTGACTGGCTGGCGTCGTTATTGTTTGGTGGCACTGGCATGGCAGGCTGTTCGCGAGCACGTGGAACGTCGGCGGCGTGGCGCCACCGGACGATCTGGACCTGTCGGACTGGCTGGACGGTGGCGACGACGGGCCCTACGACATGTACGTGCTCGGGTTCCAGGAGGTGGTGCCGCTGCGCGCGCGCAACGTGCTGGGCGCCGACAAGAAGCGCGTCGGGATGCGGTGGATCGAACTCATCCGCGCCGCACTCAACCGGTCGCACTCGCGGCAGAGGGGAGGGAGCAGCAGCGGATcaggcgacggcggcggcaagcAGCAGCAGAAGGTGTACCCGGTGCGGGACGGCGGCCGCGGCGAGCTGGCCAGGGACTACCGGTGCGTGGTGAGCAAGCAGATGGTGGGCATCCTGCTCACGGTGTGGGTGCGCTCCGACCTCCGCCGCTTCGTCCGCCGCCCCAGCGTCTCCTGCGTCGGATGCGGCGTCATGGGCTGCCTCGGCAACAAGGTGAGTACACTATAGTACTGGTGCTCGTACGTTCATTCCACGACCTAGCTAGCTAATCCTAGTCCGATCGAAATGGTGCCCGGCCGGCTGGCatctaaccaagcaagcaaacgAACCGATCGAATGGCTGCAGGGTGCCGTCTCCGTCCGGTTCTGGCTGCACGACACGAGCTTCTGCTTCGTGTGCTGCCACCTCGCGTCGGGCGGGCGCGAGGGCGACGAGGCGCACCGCAACGCCGACGCCACGGAGATCCTCTCCCGGACGACCTTCCCGCGGGGGCACGCGCTCAACTTGCCGCTGCCGCACAAGATTCTAGACCACGAGTAAGCCACTCACTACTGCTCCCTGCTCCCTGCTccctgctccctccatcaatctATCCTCCACTGCCACTTATATGCGGTCATGCCATGCCAGCCAGGAAACAGATACAGGTCGGCCGAATGGTCGCCCAGTTCCAAGAGACCTGTGTGCTGCAATAGTACGTACAGTAGATTAGTAGCCTAGTAGGGATggtggaaaaaagaaaaagaaagaaagatgctGACGCTGACACGCACCGGCCGCATATCATACGTATACGTATGTACATGCACAAACGTTACAAGTACAACGCCCGCTCATTTTTTTACTCCGTCGACGAATCGTATATTCTATATTTAATCCGGTAGCGGAACCGTCCACGGTGCCGGTAAATATTAAATCAAGGGCAGGTGTAGACGATATTTTGCCGTATCTGGGATTTGGGTACAAGATAAACATACTACCACTAGCTAGCTACTTTCACCACAAAACAGAAAAATACTACCACTACCGGTGAACGTATCATTTGATCGTGTCATATGTTGATTCGGTACGGCATACGTATATATCCAGCAACTGAAACGCATGTTTGACTGAGTGGTAGTTTACCGCAGCTAGAGAAGAAGGTTAATTCGAAAGTATTTAAGCGATCGTGGCAGGTCTGATCGACCGCCCAGCTCCCCTGTTTTATATACCGACGCTGGTGCTGTACATATACATACAAATACAAAGTATATAAAATACTTGCATACAACAGCTTAATTGCTACTGTAATAATGCTAGATCGGTTGCATGCACGTAGTAAAAGACAATAGACAAAGACAGCTAATATAACGAGCGAAGATGAACGAACCAATGATGAGGCAAAGGCGAGGCTTTGGCTTTGACCAATAGATAGATAATCTGATGACGTGCATGCTCCGGGCTTGCTTTTTCTGTTGTGCAGCCGGGTGATCCTGCTCGGGGACCTCAACTACAGGATCTCCCTGCCGGAGGCCAAGACGAGGCTGCTGGTGGAGCGCCAGGACTGGAAGACGCTGCTGGAGAACGACCAGCTGCGCGCCGAGGTGTGCCGCGGCGCAGGCGCGTTCCAGGGCTGGAGCGAGGGCGCCATCACCTTCTCCCCGACCTACAAGTACTACCCCAACTCCGACGCCTACTACGGCTGCGCCACCGCcacccacggcggcggcggcggcggccacaggAACAGCAAGCGGCGCGCGCCGGCGTGGTGCGACCGCATCCTGTGGCGCGGCGCGGGGCTCAGGCAGACCCGCTACGGCCGCTGCGAGTCCCGGCTGTCGGACCACCGCCCCGTCCGCGCCGTCTTCACGGTGGAGGTGGACGCGCCCAGGAACCTCAACTCGCTCAGGAGCTTCTTCGTGTCCGAGAGGTTCGATAGGGCTGGCAGCAGGAGCCCCGCCGCCGACCAGCTGCTCCGCAAGGACGACGTCGTCAACAGCGCAAGATTCGGCGACACTCTTTGAGACGCGCATGCATGAGAGGGCGGAATTGTCAGTCCACTTCTCCGATTGCGATTGTACACAGGCAAAAGCTAAGACAGATgcagagtatatatatatatatatatgtgattgtTTTCCATTTCTGtgtcagttttttttttcgaaagggcggcaaaagctttgccgcggATTTTATTAGACGATATAAAGAGAAAAAAAGAGCAAGTACAACTCTCTATTTACACCCAGCCTCCCCTGCTAATCAAAACGGAAACCAGTAAAAACAACCGTACGAAAGAAAACAGGTAAAAAGACTGAGACTAGGGACACTCCAAAAACAAGAATCCTGGTCCAACTGAAGAAGAGGTCTATTGCTAGTTCGTCGTATTATGAATTGGAGCCGTCACAAAGAAAACTGACTTATATCATCTTTGCATAAACTTGCGACTTGTCTTGAGCTGAAACTTTTTTTTTGGAAAGTTCGCCTGTTCCTCTCTTTCCGGATATTCCACCAAAAATAGACTATGATCCCGTCGAAGCGCCGTCTTTGATTTTTATCAACTTTTCTCCTACATCTTTGCCAATAATTATGAAGCGACCCAGTTGTGTTTATGGAGCTTAGGTCAGTTAAGCTGAACCATATCTTGATCAACTCCCACACTTCCTTAGTGAAACATTTCTGTGTCAGTGTTCGTAAGATCGTATCTACTACAGGTAGCTAGGATACAgagtttttgttttgtttttttttctttggtttCCACCCTGTTCCCTACGTTCTGTATGTAACTACATTTGTACGCTTcttgatccaatgagtatgattTGTTCTCAAGTTTGTTGGCAAGCATGATAATAGACTTTGAACAGTAATTTTCGAACGGGCTTTGATGTTCCCTGATATAATGGGTAGCTTAAGCAAAAGCGTGGTTGGCAACTGATGTTCTTCTTTCTTAACTGACGCGCGTTCAGACTTCAGAACCATATATAGATCGAGGAGATCTTGGATGATTTGTCAAACTTAACCAGTTTTTGCGTACGTCAACAGTGACCCATTCACAGAGAAAACTATTGTGGGAACTCTTAAGTGTTAtccaaaaaattgaaaaaaaaacaattgtgGCGTCGTCATGGGCCATAGCAAATTAGCAATTGGGCAATACTCAGACTACTGGTGCTTTCAAGCTATCAATCCATCCCCTAAATTCAAGGGCTCTGTGCGTTAAGATTGTCCCCCCTTCCCCTCTCTACCCTCTTGTTTCCTGCTGATTGTTCCTTCTATAGGATTCTGCAGAAACAAATGTCTTGCTCCAAGACAAGGCTGCtgtcttgcattgcattgcactgCATGTGATGCGAGACAGGCGTTTTGTCTCTAGTCTCTCTGCTTATCATTTAAGCATGCTATTGATGTAATTGTAGATGTATACGTATGGCTGGTTCAAATAATCCCGGCAAATATGGTACCAGTTCAGTTAACTCACCTTACCTTTTAACAGAGCTGAAAATCATCATGGTTCTATTCAGAAGAAGATCATTATGCACGTTAATCATGTGAATCCTGAATCTAGACTAGGAGGGGCACATACATTGTGTGAACCCTGTACCATACCAGGAGTCCCGTTTCAGATGTTTCACAGTTTGATTAATATATGAAGCTGGTCCTAAAACAATGGTTTGGTTTGGCAGTAATTGACACAGTCGGATCAAACGGATCTTTGCTCAGTTATTGGCGTAGGTGCCGC harbors:
- the LOC136534858 gene encoding type IV inositol polyphosphate 5-phosphatase 9-like isoform X2, whose translation is MLENQKQAEVLWPRLVANKLFRKTSGSHAFVADFPAADDDDDDAVFGTEFDDGGCSPDVDASRCVKRARPQERNNKTLKYKLFASTWNVGGVAPPDDLDLSDWLDGGDDGPYDMYVLGFQEVVPLRARNVLGADKKRVGMRWIELIRAALNRSHSRQRGGSSSGSGDGGGKQQQKVYPVRDGGRGELARDYRCVVSKQMVGILLTVWVRSDLRRFVRRPSVSCVGCGVMGCLGNKPGDPARGPQLQDLPAGGQDEAAGGAPGLEDAAGERPAARRGVPRRRRVPGLERGRHHLLPDLQVLPQLRRLLRLRHRHPRRRRRRPQEQQAARAGVVRPHPVARRGAQADPLRPLRVPAVGPPPRPRRLHGGGGRAQEPQLAQELLRVREVR
- the LOC136534858 gene encoding type IV inositol polyphosphate 5-phosphatase 9-like isoform X1; the encoded protein is MLENQKQAEVLWPRLVANKLFRKTSGSHAFVADFPAADDDDDDAVFGTEFDDGGCSPDVDASRCVKRARPQERNNKTLKYKLFASTWNVGGVAPPDDLDLSDWLDGGDDGPYDMYVLGFQEVVPLRARNVLGADKKRVGMRWIELIRAALNRSHSRQRGGSSSGSGDGGGKQQQKVYPVRDGGRGELARDYRCVVSKQMVGILLTVWVRSDLRRFVRRPSVSCVGCGVMGCLGNKGAVSVRFWLHDTSFCFVCCHLASGGREGDEAHRNADATEILSRTTFPRGHALNLPLPHKILDHDRVILLGDLNYRISLPEAKTRLLVERQDWKTLLENDQLRAEVCRGAGAFQGWSEGAITFSPTYKYYPNSDAYYGCATATHGGGGGGHRNSKRRAPAWCDRILWRGAGLRQTRYGRCESRLSDHRPVRAVFTVEVDAPRNLNSLRSFFVSERFDRAGSRSPAADQLLRKDDVVNSARFGDTL